In one Mycobacterium sp. NBC_00419 genomic region, the following are encoded:
- a CDS encoding SpoIIE family protein phosphatase: protein MTGANRQDRLGAATGLFGWVALAYIVGAVLSWQTFGAGIGPAFFPAAGVTVAAMILTRRSLWPVIVAAIVVAELAVDLRYGAGWPAAAGFAAANAVEALVGASVVLRWCKGPPDLRRRDDLARFVAGAGVLGPLAGGLIGGAVTTVIRDGAWLPSAVLHWWAGDGIGVLVIGAPILLWPKQIHVLATRKLETALILLATAALSVVAFVTAVPPALLLLPVMAWAALRLDVLGAALAGAVLALTANVLTDAGYGTFARLDLPAPGRLAVTQAFIAVVVLVSMLIAQEAAGRVAAIKQREAERRERLRLGTLARLGQLLSGALTQEQIGDAVESQVLNDAGASALTLGLVSPDGTRLEWVTMAGYPEPVVARFGRGVSLSEPAAACEVVRTGQPVVVRNPLDYQRRYPDNAAWLAASGTFCSVSWPLTGGGMSIGVLVLAWDRPQPLDTAQLAYASAVATMISQALVRARVYADEHARAAILQAAVLPSSPAAIDGIDVAISYEPADAVHGLGGDWYDAMALRQGRTYVTVGDVVGHGLPAVEDMAQLRSAARALALQGLSPARLLGELNTFTRHASHGKFATMSVAIFDPSDSSLSYASAGHPPPLLRRADTGEVVRLATGHGPVLGPVDDVSYAQGYTTLADGDVVVLYTDGLIERRGQDIETGIQWAQRLIRDWAADEPLSAACQRLSQTMAPAPRNDDVCVVAVRFSLRGAPS from the coding sequence TTGACCGGCGCTAACCGTCAGGACCGTCTGGGAGCGGCAACGGGTCTGTTCGGTTGGGTAGCTCTGGCGTACATCGTCGGGGCCGTGCTGTCGTGGCAGACCTTCGGCGCCGGTATCGGTCCGGCATTTTTCCCCGCGGCCGGGGTGACGGTGGCCGCGATGATTCTGACGCGCCGGTCGCTGTGGCCGGTGATCGTCGCGGCGATTGTCGTCGCCGAATTGGCCGTGGACCTGCGCTACGGAGCAGGCTGGCCCGCGGCAGCCGGTTTCGCCGCGGCCAATGCTGTCGAGGCCCTGGTCGGAGCGTCGGTGGTGCTCCGGTGGTGCAAGGGTCCACCCGATCTGCGCAGGCGTGACGACCTGGCCCGCTTCGTCGCAGGAGCTGGGGTGCTGGGCCCGCTGGCGGGTGGCCTGATCGGCGGGGCCGTCACCACCGTGATTCGTGACGGCGCGTGGCTACCGTCGGCCGTGCTCCACTGGTGGGCCGGCGACGGCATCGGCGTTCTGGTCATTGGTGCACCGATTCTCCTGTGGCCCAAACAAATTCATGTCCTCGCGACCCGCAAGCTCGAGACGGCACTGATTCTGCTCGCCACGGCCGCGCTGTCGGTGGTGGCGTTCGTCACCGCCGTACCACCGGCTTTGCTTCTGCTGCCCGTGATGGCGTGGGCGGCGCTGCGGCTCGACGTCCTCGGCGCCGCGCTGGCCGGAGCGGTACTGGCCCTGACCGCCAACGTCTTGACCGATGCCGGCTACGGCACATTCGCGCGGCTGGACCTTCCCGCACCCGGACGACTGGCGGTCACCCAGGCCTTCATCGCCGTCGTCGTCCTGGTGTCGATGCTCATCGCCCAGGAGGCCGCCGGCCGGGTCGCCGCGATCAAGCAGCGGGAAGCCGAACGACGCGAACGGTTGCGCCTGGGCACCCTGGCCCGCCTGGGTCAGCTGCTCTCCGGTGCGCTGACCCAGGAGCAGATCGGCGACGCGGTGGAATCCCAGGTGCTCAATGACGCCGGTGCCTCGGCGCTCACCTTAGGGCTGGTGTCACCGGACGGAACCCGACTGGAGTGGGTGACGATGGCCGGCTATCCGGAGCCGGTCGTGGCCAGGTTCGGTCGCGGAGTGTCGCTCAGCGAACCGGCAGCGGCCTGCGAGGTCGTTCGTACCGGGCAGCCGGTGGTCGTCCGCAACCCGCTGGACTACCAGCGCCGCTATCCGGACAACGCCGCGTGGCTGGCGGCGAGCGGAACTTTCTGCTCGGTCAGCTGGCCGTTGACCGGCGGTGGCATGTCGATCGGAGTCCTGGTGCTCGCGTGGGACCGCCCGCAGCCGCTGGACACCGCCCAACTGGCCTACGCCTCGGCGGTGGCGACGATGATCAGCCAGGCGCTGGTGCGCGCCCGCGTCTACGCCGACGAGCACGCCCGCGCCGCCATCCTGCAGGCGGCGGTGCTGCCGAGCAGCCCGGCGGCGATCGACGGTATCGACGTGGCGATCAGCTACGAGCCGGCCGACGCGGTTCACGGCCTGGGCGGCGACTGGTATGACGCCATGGCGCTGCGGCAGGGCCGCACCTACGTCACGGTGGGTGATGTCGTCGGGCACGGACTGCCCGCCGTGGAGGACATGGCCCAACTGCGCAGCGCCGCCCGCGCTCTGGCGCTGCAAGGCCTCTCACCGGCGCGGCTGCTCGGTGAGCTCAACACGTTCACCCGGCACGCCAGCCACGGCAAGTTCGCCACGATGAGCGTCGCGATCTTCGATCCCAGCGACAGCTCACTGTCCTACGCCTCGGCAGGTCACCCGCCGCCGCTGCTGCGCCGAGCCGATACCGGGGAAGTCGTGCGGCTTGCCACCGGCCATGGACCGGTACTGGGCCCGGTCGACGACGTCAGCTACGCCCAGGGCTACACCACACTCGCCGACGGCGACGTCGTGGTGCTCTACACCGACGGCCTCATCGAGCGACGCGGCCAGGACATCGAGACCGGAATTCAATGGGCGCAGCGGCTGATCCGGGACTGGGCGGCCGACGAACCGCTGTCGGCCGCATGCCAGCGGCTTTCGCAGACCATGGCCCCTGCGCCGCGCAACGACGACGTGTGCGTCGTCGCGGTGCGGTTCAGCCTGCGCGGCGCGCCGTCATGA
- the hypB gene encoding hydrogenase nickel incorporation protein HypB, whose protein sequence is MGRFHRHDDGTAHDHDHDHDHGDHGDHSGYGTGSQRIEVLESIFAENDTRADINRSAFQANGIRALNLMSSPGSGKTTVLAATLDELAGDIAVGVIEGDIATDIDAARLGGRGAQISLLNTNNGFGGECHLDAPMVNRALQGLDLPALDLVIIENVGNLVCPAEFDVGEHAKAMVYSVTEGEDKPLKYPVMFRSVDVVLLNKIDLVPHLDADVDTYIAHVRQVNPSAAILPVSARTGEGMPAWFDWIRRFTAATS, encoded by the coding sequence ATGGGTCGATTTCACCGCCACGACGACGGCACCGCGCATGACCACGACCACGACCATGACCACGGCGACCACGGCGACCACAGCGGCTACGGCACCGGCTCCCAACGCATCGAGGTGCTCGAGTCGATCTTCGCCGAGAACGACACCCGCGCCGACATCAACCGGTCGGCCTTCCAGGCCAACGGCATCCGCGCGCTGAACCTGATGAGCTCGCCGGGTTCGGGCAAGACCACCGTGCTGGCGGCCACTCTCGACGAGCTTGCCGGTGACATCGCCGTCGGCGTCATCGAGGGCGACATCGCCACCGACATCGACGCCGCCCGCCTCGGTGGCCGCGGCGCGCAGATCTCCCTGCTGAACACCAACAACGGCTTCGGCGGCGAGTGCCACCTGGACGCCCCGATGGTCAATCGGGCCCTCCAGGGCCTCGACCTGCCGGCACTGGACCTGGTGATCATCGAGAACGTCGGGAATCTGGTGTGCCCCGCGGAGTTCGACGTCGGCGAGCACGCCAAGGCGATGGTCTACTCGGTGACCGAGGGCGAGGACAAGCCCCTGAAGTACCCGGTGATGTTCCGCTCGGTCGACGTGGTGCTGCTGAACAAGATCGACCTGGTGCCACATCTCGACGCCGACGTCGACACCTATATCGCCCATGTGCGGCAAGTGAATCCGTCGGCGGCGATCCTGCCGGTCAGCGCCCGCACCGGTGAGGGGATGCCGGCCTGGTTCGACTGGATCCGCAGGTTCACCGCAGCGACGTCATGA
- a CDS encoding hydrogenase maturation nickel metallochaperone HypA: MHELSLCHAIAGVVRPYAQDRRIDVVHVQIGALRQVVPESLSFCWNMVREHESMPEAELVLEWVTAEVHCRGCGQQSEITSRWSVSCPQCQSADVEVVRGNEFLVTSLDVS; the protein is encoded by the coding sequence GTGCATGAATTGTCGCTGTGCCATGCGATCGCCGGAGTGGTCAGGCCGTACGCCCAGGACCGGCGCATCGACGTGGTGCACGTTCAGATCGGCGCGCTGCGCCAGGTGGTGCCCGAGTCGCTGTCGTTCTGCTGGAACATGGTCCGTGAACACGAAAGCATGCCCGAGGCCGAACTGGTGCTGGAGTGGGTCACCGCCGAAGTTCACTGCCGCGGCTGCGGGCAGCAGTCCGAGATCACGTCACGGTGGTCGGTCAGCTGCCCACAGTGCCAGAGCGCCGATGTCGAGGTGGTCCGCGGCAATGAGTTCCTGGTGACCTCCCTCGACGTGTCCTGA
- the hypF gene encoding carbamoyltransferase HypF gives MNVRVRLDITGVVQGVGFRPAVARIAAEYGLSGFVFNDAGSVHAELEGPPAGVDAAVLAIGHRPPPMAHIDTLHASSIDAKGDKGFHVIDSRSGDDSRTLVPPDVAVCADCLREMRDPADRRSGHPFITCTNCGPRYTVITDLPYDRPTTTMAAFPMCPSCAAEYHDPANRRFHAQTVACPDCGPRLQWRPATGEPDDGDPIGAAVSALLAGAIVAVKGIGGFHLACRADDAAVVAELRRRKTRPAKPLAVMVADLAGAAEVADLSDAAAAALTSPAAPIVLVPRRPGAVAEEVAPGLDELGVMLAYSPVHHLLFDRLAGAAGPATSGAAVPLVMTSANQGGSPIVFRDADLSWIDGLADAVLTHDRPIHVPCEDSVITLDDQDNQLPLRRSRGYAPLPVSVPQPGLDRVILATGGDLKTTFCLMGGSNNGTGHAHMSSHLGDMADPRTQSCFEAAVEHLAFMTDRRPEVIARDMHPGYATTAWAHRAAAGRPVVAVQHHHAHAVSLLAEHGRLGTPTIAVTFDGTGYGTDGTIWGGELLAVTDAARFTRVGHLREFALPGGDGAARQPARIALDLLNRAGVPWAADLPPVAALDDTALHILGQQIPRGLGCVATTSMGRLFDAVASLLGVCQDVTYEGQAAVELEHLARRGTPVPLDFTVTGGVFDPAPVIVGIVAGLRAGALGADLAAGFHDAVIRATAAAATACARAAGISVIGLTGGVFANRLLVQGLRLTLAERGFEVLTHRIVPCNDGGLALGQATIAAAMLCDAAAVPERNGICASESPAK, from the coding sequence ATGAACGTGCGGGTGCGCCTCGACATCACTGGTGTGGTGCAAGGCGTCGGCTTTCGCCCCGCGGTCGCCCGGATCGCCGCCGAGTACGGGCTCAGTGGTTTCGTGTTCAACGACGCCGGGTCGGTGCACGCCGAACTCGAGGGGCCGCCCGCCGGTGTGGACGCGGCGGTGCTCGCGATCGGCCACCGGCCGCCGCCGATGGCCCACATCGACACGCTCCACGCCTCGTCGATAGATGCGAAGGGCGACAAGGGCTTTCATGTGATCGACAGCCGAAGTGGTGATGATTCACGCACGCTGGTTCCGCCCGACGTCGCGGTGTGCGCGGACTGCCTGCGGGAGATGCGTGACCCCGCCGACCGGCGATCGGGCCACCCGTTCATCACCTGCACCAACTGCGGCCCCCGCTACACCGTGATCACCGACCTTCCGTATGACCGGCCGACGACCACCATGGCCGCCTTCCCGATGTGCCCGTCGTGCGCGGCGGAGTATCACGACCCGGCCAATCGCCGGTTCCACGCCCAGACGGTCGCCTGCCCGGACTGCGGGCCCCGCCTGCAGTGGCGCCCCGCGACGGGCGAACCGGACGACGGCGACCCGATCGGCGCGGCGGTGTCGGCGTTGCTCGCCGGGGCGATCGTCGCGGTCAAGGGCATCGGCGGCTTCCACCTGGCGTGCCGTGCCGACGACGCGGCCGTGGTCGCCGAACTGCGTCGCCGCAAGACCAGGCCGGCCAAGCCGCTGGCTGTGATGGTCGCCGATCTGGCCGGCGCGGCCGAGGTCGCCGACCTGAGTGACGCCGCTGCGGCTGCGCTGACCTCGCCGGCGGCCCCGATCGTGCTGGTGCCCCGGCGGCCGGGCGCCGTCGCCGAGGAGGTGGCCCCGGGCCTCGACGAGCTGGGCGTGATGCTGGCCTACTCCCCGGTGCACCATCTGCTGTTCGACCGGCTGGCCGGAGCCGCTGGGCCGGCGACGTCAGGGGCAGCCGTGCCGCTGGTGATGACCTCGGCCAACCAGGGCGGCTCGCCCATCGTCTTCCGGGATGCAGACCTGTCGTGGATCGACGGATTGGCCGACGCCGTGCTCACCCACGACCGGCCCATCCATGTGCCCTGCGAAGACTCGGTGATCACCCTCGACGACCAGGACAATCAGCTGCCACTGCGACGGTCCCGCGGTTACGCGCCGCTGCCGGTGTCGGTGCCGCAACCCGGGCTCGATCGGGTCATCCTGGCCACCGGTGGCGACCTGAAGACGACGTTCTGCCTGATGGGCGGCTCTAACAATGGGACGGGCCACGCGCACATGTCCTCGCACCTGGGCGACATGGCGGATCCGCGCACCCAGAGCTGCTTCGAGGCCGCCGTCGAGCACCTGGCCTTCATGACCGACCGTCGGCCGGAGGTGATCGCCCGCGACATGCACCCCGGCTACGCCACCACGGCGTGGGCGCACCGGGCTGCCGCAGGCCGGCCCGTCGTCGCCGTGCAGCACCACCACGCGCATGCGGTGTCCCTGCTGGCAGAACACGGCAGGCTGGGCACCCCGACGATCGCCGTCACCTTCGACGGCACCGGCTACGGCACCGACGGCACGATCTGGGGCGGGGAGTTGCTGGCCGTCACCGACGCCGCGCGGTTCACCCGGGTAGGGCATCTGCGTGAGTTCGCGCTGCCCGGCGGCGACGGCGCGGCACGCCAGCCCGCGCGTATCGCACTGGATCTGTTGAACCGGGCCGGTGTGCCGTGGGCGGCCGACCTGCCGCCGGTGGCGGCCCTGGACGACACCGCGCTGCACATCCTGGGCCAGCAGATCCCCCGGGGACTGGGCTGTGTGGCCACGACGAGCATGGGCCGGCTCTTCGACGCGGTGGCCAGCCTGCTCGGCGTCTGCCAGGACGTCACCTACGAGGGGCAGGCCGCCGTCGAACTCGAGCATCTGGCGCGGCGCGGAACGCCGGTACCCCTGGACTTCACGGTCACCGGGGGTGTGTTCGACCCTGCGCCGGTGATCGTCGGCATCGTCGCCGGGTTGCGGGCCGGCGCGCTCGGCGCTGACCTGGCAGCCGGTTTCCACGACGCCGTCATCCGCGCGACGGCCGCCGCGGCGACCGCGTGTGCGCGGGCCGCCGGCATCTCGGTGATCGGCTTGACCGGCGGGGTGTTCGCCAATCGGCTTCTTGTACAAGGACTTCGGCTGACGCTGGCCGAGCGCGGGTTCGAGGTCCTGACTCATCGGATCGTGCCCTGTAACGACGGAGGTTTGGCGCTCGGCCAGGCCACCATCGCCGCCGCGATGCTCTGTGACGCGGCGGCTGTACCGGAAAGGAATGGCATATGTGCCTCGGAATCCCCGGCAAAGTGA
- a CDS encoding HypC/HybG/HupF family hydrogenase formation chaperone — protein sequence MCLGIPGKVIEIWEEAGTRMSTVEFGGTTKTVCLAYLPDMEIGEYTIVHAGFAITRLDEASAHETLKMFEDLGILEEELSGVEGQGRREPA from the coding sequence ATGTGCCTCGGAATCCCCGGCAAAGTGATCGAGATCTGGGAAGAGGCGGGTACCAGGATGTCGACCGTCGAGTTCGGCGGTACGACCAAGACGGTGTGCCTGGCCTACCTGCCGGATATGGAGATCGGCGAATACACGATCGTGCACGCGGGTTTCGCGATCACCCGGCTCGACGAGGCCTCGGCCCACGAGACGCTGAAGATGTTCGAAGACCTCGGCATCCTCGAGGAGGAGCTGAGCGGCGTCGAAGGTCAGGGCAGGAGGGAACCGGCATGA
- the hypD gene encoding hydrogenase formation protein HypD produces MKYLDEFRDPVAAKALVEAIRRRSTRPWTIMEVCGGQTHSIIRNGIDQLLDGAVEFIHGPGCPVCVTPLEMIDRALEIASRDDVIFCSFGDMLRVPGSHQDLFSVRARGGDVRIVYSPLDATRVAAENPDKEVVFFGVGFETTAPANAMSVLHAQRLGLTNFSVLISHVLVPPAMAAILSSPTNRVQGFLAAGHVCTVMGTSEYGPLVEQFGVPIVVTGFEPLDLLEGVRQAVDLLESGKVELRNAYPRAVNDEGNIVAQQALADVFTVTDRQWRGIGMIPKSGWALSDKYAAFDAERKFGVGHLTVAESAECHAGEVLQGLLKPNQCPAFGKTCTPRTPLGATMVSSEGACAAYYQFRRLETAAHV; encoded by the coding sequence ATGAAGTATCTCGACGAGTTTCGTGACCCGGTCGCAGCCAAGGCGCTGGTCGAAGCCATCCGGCGCCGCTCGACCCGCCCCTGGACGATCATGGAAGTCTGTGGTGGACAGACGCATTCGATCATCCGCAACGGTATCGACCAGCTGCTCGACGGCGCCGTCGAGTTCATCCACGGGCCCGGCTGCCCGGTGTGTGTGACCCCGCTGGAGATGATCGACCGGGCGCTGGAGATCGCGTCGCGCGACGACGTCATCTTCTGCTCGTTCGGTGACATGCTGCGGGTGCCCGGAAGCCACCAGGATCTGTTCAGCGTGCGCGCCCGCGGTGGGGATGTGCGCATCGTGTACTCGCCGCTGGACGCCACCCGCGTCGCCGCCGAGAACCCCGACAAAGAGGTGGTGTTCTTCGGTGTCGGCTTCGAGACCACCGCGCCGGCCAACGCGATGTCGGTGCTGCACGCCCAGCGCCTGGGGCTGACCAACTTCTCGGTGCTGATCTCCCACGTGCTGGTTCCGCCGGCCATGGCCGCGATTCTGAGTTCACCGACCAACCGGGTGCAGGGCTTCCTGGCCGCCGGGCATGTGTGCACCGTGATGGGTACCTCCGAGTACGGGCCGCTGGTCGAGCAGTTCGGCGTGCCCATCGTGGTCACCGGCTTCGAACCCCTCGACCTGCTTGAAGGCGTACGCCAGGCGGTGGACCTGCTGGAGTCCGGCAAGGTCGAACTCCGCAACGCCTACCCGCGGGCCGTCAACGACGAGGGCAACATCGTCGCTCAGCAGGCGCTGGCCGATGTGTTCACCGTGACCGACCGGCAGTGGCGTGGGATCGGCATGATCCCGAAATCCGGCTGGGCGCTGTCGGATAAGTACGCCGCGTTCGACGCCGAACGCAAGTTCGGGGTGGGGCATCTGACCGTGGCGGAGTCCGCGGAATGCCACGCCGGTGAGGTGCTGCAGGGCCTGCTCAAGCCCAACCAGTGCCCGGCGTTCGGTAAGACCTGCACCCCGCGAACTCCGTTGGGCGCCACCATGGTGTCCAGCGAGGGCGCGTGTGCGGCGTACTACCAGTTCCGCAGGCTTGAAACGGCGGCGCATGTCTGA
- the hypE gene encoding hydrogenase expression/formation protein HypE: MSEQHVTSIDPHAWVCPLPLRETKRILLGHGGGGILSEELIENLFLPAFGSTGGPARDSALLDVAGGRIALTTDSYVVNPLFFPGGNIGDLAVNGTINDLAMSGAQPLALTAGFIIEEGLELELLGAIAQTMGKAASDAGVGIVTGDTKVVGKGGADGLFINTAGVGVVPDGLRIGPDQARPGDHVIISGNIGEHGVAIMSVREGIDFGTTVATDSAPLHRLVAAMLAAVDDPNAVHTLRDPTRGGLVASTVEIARTAGIGVELDEHLIPVPETVSSACSFLGLDPLQVANEGKLVAFVDPVHSEAVLAAMRSRPEGADAVIIGRVVADHPGMVVGRTAFGTTRVIERELGEQLPRIC, from the coding sequence ATGTCTGAGCAACACGTCACGTCCATCGATCCGCACGCCTGGGTGTGCCCGCTGCCGCTGCGCGAGACCAAACGCATCCTGCTGGGCCACGGCGGCGGCGGCATCCTCTCGGAGGAACTGATCGAGAATTTGTTCCTGCCGGCATTCGGGTCGACAGGGGGTCCCGCCCGGGATTCCGCGCTGCTCGACGTCGCAGGCGGGCGTATCGCGCTGACCACCGACTCCTACGTCGTCAACCCGTTGTTCTTCCCGGGCGGCAACATCGGTGACCTCGCCGTCAACGGGACCATCAACGACCTGGCGATGAGCGGTGCACAACCACTGGCACTGACCGCCGGGTTCATCATCGAGGAAGGCCTAGAGCTCGAGCTCCTTGGCGCCATCGCGCAGACCATGGGCAAGGCCGCCAGTGACGCCGGAGTCGGCATCGTCACCGGCGACACCAAGGTGGTCGGAAAGGGCGGCGCGGACGGCCTTTTCATCAACACCGCCGGCGTCGGTGTCGTGCCCGACGGGCTGCGCATCGGACCGGATCAGGCCCGCCCCGGCGATCACGTGATCATCTCGGGCAACATCGGCGAGCATGGCGTGGCCATCATGAGCGTGCGTGAAGGCATCGACTTCGGCACCACGGTGGCCACCGACAGCGCGCCGCTGCACCGTCTGGTGGCCGCCATGCTGGCGGCGGTCGACGACCCGAACGCGGTGCACACGCTGCGTGACCCGACCCGCGGGGGTCTGGTCGCCTCGACGGTGGAGATCGCCCGTACGGCGGGCATCGGCGTCGAACTCGACGAGCATCTGATCCCGGTGCCCGAGACGGTGTCGTCGGCGTGCAGCTTCCTGGGTCTGGACCCGCTGCAGGTGGCCAACGAAGGAAAGCTGGTGGCGTTCGTCGACCCCGTGCACAGCGAGGCAGTGCTGGCGGCCATGCGGTCGCGGCCCGAGGGCGCCGATGCCGTCATCATCGGACGGGTGGTCGCCGACCATCCGGGCATGGTGGTCGGGCGCACGGCGTTCGGGACCACCCGGGTGATCGAACGTGAACTGGGTGAACAACTTCCGCGAATCTGCTGA
- a CDS encoding phosphotransferase family protein produces the protein MTDTADRAAEVPGAIDDAAVAALTGWVRATGIGADVTDVEPLAGGTQNVVVRLRLDGRPLVLRRPPPHPRSNSNRTMQREIAVLRTLSGSAAPHPRIVAACEDLDVLGVVCYLMEEVDGFNPATEVAPAYAADPAMRHQVGVNYAAALAELHRAPWRGRPLEQLQRPGSFLQRQVPNFLTLLESYRHPHYRPESLEVNRLADWLGEHRPPDAEPAIMHGDAHLNNTLLRREVPQVAAFVDWEMCTVGDPLLDLGWILVCWPHDPDPINAGRELAALGGLANRSELIAAYADAGGRSTEHLDWYVAMACFKLAIVIEGTYSRYLAGQAHREAGERLHDSASRLIALGEQVAVGDNPFT, from the coding sequence ATGACCGACACCGCTGACCGGGCCGCCGAGGTCCCGGGCGCGATCGACGATGCGGCCGTGGCGGCGCTGACCGGATGGGTACGGGCCACTGGCATCGGCGCAGACGTGACCGACGTCGAACCACTGGCCGGCGGTACCCAGAACGTGGTGGTCCGGCTACGACTCGACGGTCGGCCGCTGGTGTTGCGCAGGCCGCCGCCGCATCCCCGATCCAACAGCAACCGCACCATGCAACGTGAGATCGCCGTGCTGCGAACACTTTCCGGCAGTGCCGCGCCGCACCCGCGGATCGTGGCGGCCTGCGAGGACCTCGACGTGCTCGGGGTGGTCTGCTACCTCATGGAGGAGGTCGACGGATTCAACCCGGCCACCGAGGTCGCGCCGGCCTACGCCGCCGACCCGGCGATGCGTCACCAGGTCGGCGTGAACTATGCCGCCGCACTGGCAGAGCTGCACCGGGCACCGTGGCGGGGCCGTCCGCTGGAGCAGCTGCAACGCCCGGGATCCTTTCTGCAGCGCCAGGTTCCGAACTTCCTCACGCTGCTGGAGAGCTACCGTCACCCGCATTACCGCCCGGAGTCCCTCGAGGTGAACCGGCTCGCGGACTGGCTCGGCGAACACCGCCCACCTGACGCCGAACCGGCCATCATGCACGGCGACGCACACCTGAACAACACCCTGCTGCGTCGTGAGGTGCCGCAGGTGGCCGCGTTCGTCGACTGGGAGATGTGCACCGTCGGAGATCCGCTGCTGGACCTCGGCTGGATCCTGGTGTGCTGGCCGCACGATCCCGACCCGATCAATGCCGGCCGGGAACTGGCCGCGCTGGGGGGCTTGGCGAACCGCAGCGAACTGATCGCCGCCTACGCCGATGCCGGGGGCAGGTCCACTGAGCATCTCGACTGGTATGTGGCGATGGCGTGTTTCAAGCTGGCGATCGTCATCGAGGGGACGTATTCGCGCTACCTGGCCGGGCAGGCGCACCGGGAAGCCGGTGAGCGGCTGCATGATTCGGCCAGCCGGCTGATCGCACTGGGGGAGCAGGTCGCCGTCGGCGACAACCCGTTCACCTGA
- a CDS encoding amino acid permease — translation MTATFDPAISSEEDAETLSELGYTQELHRGIGGYAAFASGFSFVSILTTVFAFFPLGFALGGPAFFFTWPIVFVCQFCVCLIFAELSGKFPVAGAIYQWSRRLAGNAVGWFAGWFMLIGYIVSIAALAIAMQTVLPPIWSGFQLVGTDMDPLSVDGATNGIILGAVTIVLCTIISAAGVKFMARITVTGVTIEIIGVVLIIAAMFLTAERNPAQAVLDTGGHGSGVHYLPAFLASMLMAAYVMYGFDSAAELSEETKDPRRTAPKAIVNALLVSFVGGGLMILAALMSAPQLGDDLAHGGMAWVIESQLDTWLGKTLLALVAVAIFSATLAIQASASRVMFSMARDNRLPFGKFLAKVNKRTGTPVITGIAVSLLAILVLLVNLGQSSVFAAIASVSVVIVYLAYLMVTVPALIHRLRGTSLSYGPPVMDLGKWGIPVNLIAVVMGGLLVVNIGWPRQEVYNPAGDSLFLQYFALIFTAATLVVGYAAYRVVKDREGAPDPADALVGKKK, via the coding sequence ATGACCGCCACCTTCGATCCGGCGATCTCGTCCGAAGAGGACGCCGAGACTCTCTCCGAACTGGGTTACACCCAGGAACTGCACCGTGGCATCGGCGGCTACGCCGCGTTCGCCTCGGGCTTCTCGTTCGTCTCGATTCTGACGACTGTATTCGCCTTCTTCCCGCTGGGCTTCGCGCTCGGCGGGCCGGCCTTCTTCTTCACCTGGCCGATCGTGTTCGTCTGCCAGTTCTGCGTCTGCCTGATCTTCGCCGAGTTGTCGGGCAAGTTCCCCGTCGCCGGGGCGATCTACCAGTGGTCACGGCGGCTGGCCGGCAACGCCGTCGGCTGGTTCGCCGGCTGGTTCATGCTGATCGGCTACATCGTCAGCATCGCGGCGCTGGCGATCGCGATGCAGACGGTGCTGCCGCCGATCTGGAGCGGTTTCCAGCTCGTCGGGACCGACATGGATCCGCTGTCGGTCGACGGCGCCACCAACGGCATCATCCTCGGAGCGGTCACCATCGTGCTGTGCACGATCATCAGCGCCGCGGGGGTGAAGTTCATGGCACGCATCACCGTCACCGGCGTCACCATCGAGATCATCGGTGTGGTGCTGATCATCGCGGCGATGTTCCTTACCGCTGAACGCAATCCGGCTCAGGCGGTGCTGGACACCGGCGGACACGGCAGCGGCGTCCACTACCTGCCGGCGTTCCTGGCCTCCATGCTGATGGCTGCCTACGTGATGTACGGATTCGACAGTGCCGCAGAGCTTTCCGAGGAGACCAAGGATCCGCGCCGCACCGCCCCCAAGGCCATCGTCAACGCGCTTCTGGTCTCGTTCGTCGGTGGTGGCCTGATGATCCTGGCGGCGCTGATGTCGGCTCCTCAGCTGGGCGACGACCTGGCCCACGGCGGCATGGCCTGGGTCATCGAGAGCCAACTCGACACCTGGCTGGGCAAGACCCTGCTCGCGCTGGTCGCGGTGGCAATCTTCTCGGCCACGCTGGCCATCCAGGCCTCGGCGTCGCGGGTGATGTTCTCGATGGCCCGCGACAACCGGCTGCCGTTCGGCAAGTTCCTGGCCAAGGTCAACAAGCGCACCGGCACCCCGGTGATCACCGGTATCGCGGTGAGCCTGCTGGCGATCCTGGTGCTGCTGGTCAACCTCGGCCAGTCCAGCGTGTTCGCCGCCATCGCCTCGGTGTCGGTGGTCATCGTGTACCTGGCCTACCTGATGGTGACCGTGCCCGCGCTGATCCACCGCCTGCGCGGCACCAGCCTGTCCTACGGCCCGCCGGTGATGGACCTCGGTAAGTGGGGCATCCCGGTGAACCTGATCGCCGTGGTGATGGGCGGGCTGCTGGTGGTCAACATCGGCTGGCCGCGCCAGGAGGTCTACAACCCGGCGGGCGACTCGCTGTTCCTGCAGTACTTCGCGCTGATCTTCACCGCCGCCACGCTGGTCGTCGGCTACGCCGCCTATCGGGTGGTCAAGGACCGCGAGGGCGCTCCCGACCCGGCCGACGCTCTGGTCGGCAAGAAAAAGTAG